The nucleotide window GCTCGGCCAGCCGGTGTATTTCCTGACGCCGGACGTGGTCGGCGTCGAACTGAAGGGCAAGCTGCGCGAAGGCCTGACGGCGACCGACCTGGTCCTGACCGTCACCGAACTGCTGCGCAAAGAGAAGGTTGTCGGCAAGTTCGTCGAATTCTTCGGCGAAGGCACCGCGTCGTTGTCGCTGCCGGACCGCGCGACGATCGGCAACATGGCGCCGGAATACGGCGCGACCATGGGCTTCTTCCCGGTCGACGAGAAAACCGTCGACTACTTCAAGGGCACGGGCCGCACGGACGCGGAAATCTCCGCGTTCGAGAACTACTTCAAGGCACAAGGCCTGTTCGGCATTCCGAAGGCCGGCCAGATCGACTACACCAAGGTCGTGACGCTGGATCTCGGCACGGTGACGCCGTCGCTGGCAGGTCCGAAGCGCCCGCAAGACCGTATCGAAATCGGCAATGTGAAGTCGACCTTCAGCGACCTGTTCTCGAAGCCGGTCGCGGAAAACGGCTTTGCGAAGAAGGCAGGCGACCTCGAAGCGCAATACACGACGAGCAACGGCGTGGACGTGAAGAACGGCGACATCCTGATCGCCGCGATCACCTCGTGCACCAACACGTCGAACCCGAGCGTGCTGCTGGCCGCCGGCCTGCTGGCGAAGAAGGCTGTCGAAGCCGGCCTGACGGTCGCGCCGCACATCAAGACCTCGCTGGCGCCGGGATCGCGTATCGTCACGGAATACCTGACGAAGACCGACTTGATGAAGTACCTCGACAAGCTCGGCTTCACGCTGGCCGCTTACGGTTGCACGACCTGTATCGGCAACGCGGGCGATCTGACGCCGGAACTGAACGAAGCGATCACGAAGAACGACATCGTCGCGGCAGCGGTTCTGTCGGGCAACCGTAACTTCGAAGCGCGGATTCACCCGAACATCCGCGCCAACTTCCTGGCCTCGCCGCCGCTGGTCGTTGCTTACGCGATCGCCGGCAACATCACGCGCGACCTGATGACCGAACCGGTCGGCAAGGGCAAGGGCGGCAAGGACATCTACCTGGGCGACATTTGGCCGACCAGCGAAGAAGTCAACGATCTGCTCAAGTTCGCGCTGGACGCCGAAGCGTTCCGCAAGAACTATTCGTCGCTGACCAAGAAGGGCGACTTGTGGAGCAAGATCGAAGGCGAAGAAGGTCAAGTCTACGACTGGCCGAAGTCGACCTACATCGCTGAGCCGCCGTTCTTCGGTAAGGACTTCTCGATGACGCCGGCCGACAGCATCGCTGCAGTCAAGGACGCGCGCGCGCTCGGCATCTTCGGCGACTCGGTCACGACCGACCACATCAGCCCGGCTGGCTCGATCAAGGAAGACTCGCCGGCAGGCAAGTGGCTGAAGGAAAACGGCGTGCAGAAGGCCGACTTCAACAGCTACGGCTCGCGCCGCGGCAACCACGACGTGATGATGCGCGGCACGTTCGCCAACGTCCGGATCAAGAACCTGATGATCCCGACGAAGGCCGACGGTTCGCGCGTGGAAGGCGGCCTGACGATTCACCAGCCGAGCGGCGAACAACTGTCGATCTATGACGCAGCGATGAAGTACATCGACGCCGGCACGCCGACCGTCGTGTTCGCGGGCGAAGAGTACGGCACGGGCTCGTCGCGTGACTGGGCTGCGAAGGGTACGCAACTGCTGGGCGTGAAGGTCGTGGTCGCACGCAGCTTCGAGCGGATTCACCGTTCGAACCTGGTCGGCATGGGCGTTCTGCCGCTGCAGTTCAAGGGCTCGGACAGCGTGCAATCGCTCGGCATCACCGGCGAAGAAACGTACGACATCGAAGGCCTGGGCGCGGACTTCAAGCCGCAACAGGAAGTGACGCTGGTGATTCGTGGCAAGGACGGCAAGGAAAAGCGCGTGCAGGTGCTGCTGCGTATCGACACGCCGATCGAAGTCGACTACTACAAGCACGGCGGGATTCTGCCGTTCGTGCTGCGTTCGCTGCTGGCTGCTTAAGGCATTCGCTGGCCTGAACGGCAACTGCGAGCTGTTTTGCAGGGGCTGCGTCCTGTGGAGGACGCAGCCGACTTTGAAGCCCGACCGATGGTCGGGCTTTTTTTTAGCTGCGATTTTTCACTGCTATTTTTGGGCACGGTCGGACTTGAACGCGTCCGGGTTGTCGATGATCCGACGCTGGGTCATGCGGGCGTTCCAGTCGGCGTCGTCCGCGACCGGTAGGCTGGCGCGCGTCGTGATGTTCGCGCGCCGCTGCTGCACGGCCCAGTCGAGCAATGCCGCGCGCTCGGCTGTGTCGTTTGCGGACGAGGAGCGTGCGGGCCACCCGGGTTGTTTCGACACGGACGGCTGCGTGGCTGGATTGACCGCGCGACTCAGTGTGAGCCGTTGGTCGATTTGCGGCTTGCTGAAGCGTGCGCTTGGGACCTGGCCATGCGCCTTTGTGGGCCCGCTCGGCGCGACCTGACGTCGGGCCACGTGTGCGGTCGGAAGCGGCACGCGGTGATCGACATGCTGTGGCGTTGGCGTATTTGGAGGAGTTGTCTTCAATGTCGCGGCCGTCGACGTAGGAGCGTCTGGGACCGTCGCCTTCAGTGCCGCTCCAGCGGCCTGAGGTCCGCTCCGTTGAGCCGTCCTCGCGACTTCGACCGGCGATTGCGCCGTAGCCGTGGTCGTCGCCTTGTCGGCATCGTGCGTCGTACAGGTGGCCAGCAGCCAGCCCAGCACGATGCTGCAGCCCGCGAAGATCACCCCTCCGAGAATATGATCCGAACGCGTAGAACTCGGCCGCACCCTGCCCGAGTTCAGGTAATACCTGGCCTCCGCCAATTGCTCTTCAAACTGATGCGAATGGTCGCGCTGCCGCGGCCGCTTGTAGAAGAAGAGAAACTTTACGCCAGGTGGAAACACGCCGCGACGTGGTGGTGACGCCTGGCGTTGTAACGCGTTCTGGACTGCCTGTTGCGCAGCGGTGGGCGACAGGGCTTGTGGTTCGCGTTGCGCCGTGGCCTGTGCCTGCCGACGCCGCGAGCCGAACGGCGGCGGCAAGGCGTCAAACGGACGCAGACTCGGAAGCGCCAGATCGCCCTCGATCAAGGCCAACGGTCGGTTCATTGTGAGGCGCTCCGGTATGCGCGAGACGTTGCTTCAAGTTGAGTGATGAGGCTCCGCGCGCGCGCCATGAGCGCGTCGATCGATCCAGCGTTGTGTGCCAGTGGCGACAAACTCGCACGCCGCAACGCCTCCATCAGACTGCCTGCGCCGACGAGACCCACTGCTCCGCTCAACCGATGCAGCACGCTGTGAAGATGATCGAAGTCGCCTTCATGAAGCAACGCGCCGAGGCGTTCAAGGTCGTCGTTCATTGCCTGGCGCCAGTTGTTGAAAAATGCGCGGACATCGACGCCCTCTTCGGACAATGCGTCCAGGTAGCGACTTTCGAAGGGCTCAAAGGAAGCACTTGCAGCGGAATCGCGTGGCTGCGCGGCGCTGGAGAAGGGAACCGCCTGTGCGTTGCCAGTACCCGTTTGCGCAGATAGCTCCCGTTGTTCAATGGCAAACGGCGCGTTGAAAGTCGCGCATGGGCCTTTCACCGGGGTGCTCACGATGGCAAGCTCGCCACCCATGCACTGCGCCAATTTTCGGCAGAGTGGCAAATACGCGTCAGCGTCGCTGAGTCGTTTGCCCACCTTTGGATCATCAGTGACTGGACCGGAAAGCTGCGGCAGTGCGGCGGGCGCCGTCTTGTCAGCCGCATCAACTACGTTGATAAAGATACGTTGCAAGCCCGGATTCAACGACTGTGCCCACACGACGAGCGAAATCTCTCCCTGTGCACTGTGCTGGATCGTTCGGTTTAGCAAATGGAAAATGATCTGGCCTAACCGTGCGCTGTCGGCGCGAATCGTTTTGGTCACCGATTGACCGACGCTCGCGCGCAGCCGCAAATCGCGGCGAGAAGCAAACGGGACAAGCAGAGCGATAACACCGTCGATGAGTTCGCGCAGGTTCGTCGCACTCTCGTTGAGGATGAAGGCGCGCGACTCCAATGGCGAGGTATCCAGTAAATCGTTAAGCGTTTGACTCCATGTGCACACAGAAGAATGAGACAGGTTCACTATATTCATAGCCCGCAAGCCTAGTCGACCAGACGGTGCAAAGTCGCGAATTCGATCAGTCCTGCCAAAGACGAAAGACCGAGTTTTTCCTGAATACGGCCCTTGTATGTGCTGACGGTTTTGTCGCTTATAAACAAGGCGTCCCCTATCG belongs to Paraburkholderia sp. FT54 and includes:
- the acnA gene encoding aconitate hydratase AcnA, translating into MAHNLHKTLKEFDSGSGKGKFYSLPQLGKALNIKIDRLPVSIRIVLESVLRNYDGKKIAEEHIEQLANWKPTASRVDEIPFVVSRVVLQDFTGVPLLADIAAMRGVAKHMGKDPKSIEPLVPVDLVVDHSVQIDHFREKNALDLNMKLEFQRNNERYQFMKWGMQAFDTFKVVPPGVGIVHQVNLEYLARGVHKKAEGADTVYYPDSLVGTDSHTTMINGIGVVGWGVGGIEAEAGMLGQPVYFLTPDVVGVELKGKLREGLTATDLVLTVTELLRKEKVVGKFVEFFGEGTASLSLPDRATIGNMAPEYGATMGFFPVDEKTVDYFKGTGRTDAEISAFENYFKAQGLFGIPKAGQIDYTKVVTLDLGTVTPSLAGPKRPQDRIEIGNVKSTFSDLFSKPVAENGFAKKAGDLEAQYTTSNGVDVKNGDILIAAITSCTNTSNPSVLLAAGLLAKKAVEAGLTVAPHIKTSLAPGSRIVTEYLTKTDLMKYLDKLGFTLAAYGCTTCIGNAGDLTPELNEAITKNDIVAAAVLSGNRNFEARIHPNIRANFLASPPLVVAYAIAGNITRDLMTEPVGKGKGGKDIYLGDIWPTSEEVNDLLKFALDAEAFRKNYSSLTKKGDLWSKIEGEEGQVYDWPKSTYIAEPPFFGKDFSMTPADSIAAVKDARALGIFGDSVTTDHISPAGSIKEDSPAGKWLKENGVQKADFNSYGSRRGNHDVMMRGTFANVRIKNLMIPTKADGSRVEGGLTIHQPSGEQLSIYDAAMKYIDAGTPTVVFAGEEYGTGSSRDWAAKGTQLLGVKVVVARSFERIHRSNLVGMGVLPLQFKGSDSVQSLGITGEETYDIEGLGADFKPQQEVTLVIRGKDGKEKRVQVLLRIDTPIEVDYYKHGGILPFVLRSLLAA
- a CDS encoding ATP-binding protein, which translates into the protein MNIVNLSHSSVCTWSQTLNDLLDTSPLESRAFILNESATNLRELIDGVIALLVPFASRRDLRLRASVGQSVTKTIRADSARLGQIIFHLLNRTIQHSAQGEISLVVWAQSLNPGLQRIFINVVDAADKTAPAALPQLSGPVTDDPKVGKRLSDADAYLPLCRKLAQCMGGELAIVSTPVKGPCATFNAPFAIEQRELSAQTGTGNAQAVPFSSAAQPRDSAASASFEPFESRYLDALSEEGVDVRAFFNNWRQAMNDDLERLGALLHEGDFDHLHSVLHRLSGAVGLVGAGSLMEALRRASLSPLAHNAGSIDALMARARSLITQLEATSRAYRSASQ